Proteins from a single region of Corynebacterium casei LMG S-19264:
- a CDS encoding response regulator, with protein MTDRTWSVLVVDDDFRVAGIHAEMVDSAPGFTVQNSVRTIAEAQDAIKSFPPDLMLVDVFLPDGDGIELVHHTGIDAIILSAADEAATVRRAMRAGALGYLLKPFQRAQLLDRLDRYARYRHVVEGKRGLRQDKIDQAMSILHGAAPTLPVSSSSTEQLLLDALESGELSAAEAAGIAGVSRETAQRRLATMASQGVVQIRLRYGAAGRPEHLYSKMS; from the coding sequence ATGACTGATCGCACATGGTCCGTGCTGGTTGTCGATGATGACTTCCGGGTCGCCGGCATTCACGCGGAAATGGTTGACTCCGCTCCCGGTTTCACCGTGCAAAATTCGGTACGCACCATCGCTGAGGCGCAAGACGCCATCAAGTCCTTTCCGCCTGATTTGATGTTGGTTGATGTCTTCCTGCCTGATGGTGATGGCATTGAACTGGTCCACCACACCGGCATTGACGCGATTATTCTCAGTGCGGCGGATGAAGCCGCCACCGTGCGTCGGGCTATGCGCGCGGGCGCTTTGGGGTACTTGCTCAAGCCATTTCAACGTGCCCAGCTGCTGGATCGCCTCGACCGCTACGCCCGCTACCGCCACGTGGTGGAAGGCAAGCGCGGGTTGCGTCAGGACAAGATTGATCAAGCCATGTCCATCCTGCATGGGGCGGCACCGACGCTGCCGGTTTCCAGTTCATCGACAGAGCAGTTGCTTCTCGATGCCTTAGAGAGCGGCGAACTCTCCGCCGCCGAAGCCGCCGGAATTGCCGGCGTCTCCCGCGAAACAGCGCAACGCCGCCTAGCCACGATGGCGAGCCAAGGTGTTGTCCAGATTCGTCTGCGCTACGGCGCAGCAGGCAGGCCTGAGCATCTTTACTCCAAAATGTCGTGA
- a CDS encoding polyprenyl synthetase family protein — translation MSNHAVDLGDDQLNDRIAAGVAAVERLLHDETNRGASFVSDKAQHLSEAGGKRFRPIMALLASEYGQTPGSESVVKAGTVVEMVHVATLYHDDVMDEADRRRGVESANSRWNNSVAILAGDALLAHASRLMSQLDTHTVEHFAETFEELVTGQMRETIGAGEANPIEHYMAVIKEKTAVLIASAGYLGAYHSGATKEQATALRTIGGAIGMVFQIVDDIIDIFSDSQESGKTPGTDLREGVFTLPVLYALEEDSEAGEGLRGLLTGPLGADADVERALELLRASNGRERALADVQRYLDIVSAECSALPDIPATHALLSLASYTAARVG, via the coding sequence ATGAGCAACCACGCCGTGGATCTGGGGGATGACCAGCTCAATGATCGCATTGCTGCCGGCGTTGCCGCCGTTGAACGCTTGCTGCACGATGAAACCAACCGCGGAGCGTCCTTTGTTTCCGACAAAGCACAGCACCTATCTGAAGCTGGCGGAAAGCGTTTCCGCCCCATAATGGCCCTTTTGGCGTCCGAGTATGGCCAGACGCCAGGCAGTGAAAGCGTTGTCAAAGCCGGCACCGTCGTGGAGATGGTGCACGTGGCAACGCTTTATCACGACGATGTCATGGATGAAGCTGACCGCCGCCGTGGCGTGGAGTCAGCGAACTCCCGCTGGAATAACTCCGTTGCCATCCTCGCGGGTGACGCGCTGCTGGCGCACGCCTCGCGTTTGATGAGTCAGTTGGATACCCACACCGTTGAGCATTTTGCTGAAACCTTTGAAGAGCTCGTCACCGGGCAGATGCGTGAAACCATCGGCGCAGGTGAAGCAAACCCGATTGAGCACTATATGGCGGTCATCAAGGAAAAGACCGCGGTGCTGATCGCTTCCGCAGGCTATTTGGGTGCTTACCATTCCGGTGCCACCAAGGAGCAGGCCACAGCGCTGCGCACCATCGGTGGCGCAATCGGCATGGTCTTCCAGATTGTCGACGACATCATCGACATCTTCTCCGATTCCCAGGAGTCCGGAAAGACTCCAGGCACAGACCTGCGTGAGGGCGTGTTCACCTTGCCAGTCCTGTATGCCCTGGAAGAGGATTCTGAAGCCGGAGAGGGCCTTCGTGGCTTGCTCACGGGCCCTTTGGGGGCCGATGCTGACGTAGAGCGTGCATTGGAGCTTCTGCGCGCATCTAATGGCCGTGAGCGCGCGCTTGCAGACGTCCAGCGTTACCTCGACATCGTTTCCGCCGAATGCTCGGCGCTGCCGGATATCCCAGCCACCCACGCGTTGTTGAGCCTGGCGTCTTACACCGCTGCCCGCGTGGGATAG
- the rplA gene encoding 50S ribosomal protein L1: protein MSKNSKAYKAAAELVDKGRLYRPIEAAKLAKDTSSKNFDATVDVAFRLGVDPRKADQLVRGTVSLPHGTGKDVRVAVFAEGEKATEAEAAGAEVVGTEALLEAINAGNLDFDVAIATPDQMAKVGRVARVLGPRGLMPNPKTGTVTTDVAKAVADVKGGKISFRVDKAANLHAMIGKASFDAEKLAENYGALLDELLRIKPASSKGIYLKKITLSTTNGPGIPVDSSVQKNFAE, encoded by the coding sequence ATGAGCAAGAACTCCAAGGCATACAAGGCCGCTGCGGAACTCGTTGACAAGGGTCGTCTGTACCGCCCAATCGAGGCTGCAAAGCTGGCTAAGGACACCTCCTCCAAGAACTTCGACGCAACCGTTGACGTTGCTTTCCGTCTGGGCGTTGACCCACGTAAGGCAGACCAGCTAGTTCGCGGCACCGTATCTTTGCCACACGGCACTGGTAAGGACGTTCGCGTTGCTGTCTTCGCTGAAGGCGAGAAGGCAACCGAGGCTGAGGCTGCAGGCGCTGAGGTAGTCGGCACCGAGGCTCTTCTTGAGGCAATCAACGCTGGCAATCTGGACTTCGACGTTGCAATTGCAACCCCAGACCAGATGGCTAAGGTTGGCCGCGTAGCTCGCGTCCTGGGTCCACGTGGTCTGATGCCTAACCCTAAGACCGGCACCGTCACCACCGACGTTGCTAAGGCAGTTGCTGACGTCAAGGGCGGCAAGATCTCCTTCCGCGTTGACAAGGCAGCTAACCTGCACGCAATGATCGGCAAGGCTTCCTTCGACGCTGAGAAGTTGGCTGAGAACTACGGCGCTCTGCTCGACGAGCTGCTGCGTATCAAGCCAGCATCTTCCAAGGGTATCTACCTGAAGAAGATCACCTTGTCCACCACTAATGGCCCTGGTATCCCAGTTGATTCTTCTGTACAGAAGAACTTCGCTGAGTAA
- a CDS encoding sensor histidine kinase: MRFTTRVLLLQLLTVVAVVATSTAVFIGLSMAQLRDEAETSALMIARTVAAEPEVRELVAEEAQDEENPPAEELAQGQLQQYAVAASQSTGALFVVITDQNGMRLAHPDEDLLNLLVSTSFSEAMEGREVVAWERGTLGESARAKVPVFAPGSDTPVGEVSVGFERAGVFDDLPRKLLFIGAAALLALVIGLIASLILRKRWEKLTLGLQPEELVVLVQNQAAVLDGVGDGVIALDTDGVIRLSNGAANRIFGILDSENLTLADLDLADDVVADLEGGTARDGVVANGRVIFLEARSVDRGGQALGSVIVVRDRTDLMALSERLDSVRAMTSALRVQRHEFANRIHVAAGLVEAGRMQEATEFLHTMRSRGPVDYPLVGVELITEPFLQAFLGAKSLEASERGVSLQIREETLVLGNVAEVEDVATVLGNLVDNAVTAAVASDELRLVEVTLLDDADQLVIVVADSGPGITPGADPFAHQPKKLAENDQDSGQLKDHIHGHGIGLTLSQDMAQRRGGEVWLVEPGGEKSRRGAVFGARLPDVMEPDDSVNYREVQEEDK, translated from the coding sequence ATGCGCTTTACCACCCGTGTGCTGCTCTTGCAGCTGCTCACCGTGGTGGCAGTTGTTGCCACCAGCACTGCGGTGTTCATCGGGTTGAGCATGGCGCAGCTTCGCGATGAAGCAGAAACCTCCGCCCTGATGATTGCGCGCACTGTGGCCGCTGAACCTGAGGTGCGTGAGCTGGTGGCCGAGGAAGCGCAAGATGAGGAAAATCCGCCCGCAGAAGAGCTTGCCCAGGGGCAGCTGCAGCAGTACGCGGTCGCGGCGTCGCAGTCCACAGGTGCTTTGTTTGTGGTCATCACTGACCAAAACGGCATGCGCTTGGCGCACCCGGATGAGGACCTGCTGAATCTGCTGGTAAGCACTAGCTTCTCTGAAGCGATGGAAGGCCGTGAAGTTGTGGCCTGGGAGCGCGGAACCTTGGGCGAATCAGCCCGCGCGAAGGTTCCGGTCTTTGCCCCAGGTAGTGATACGCCAGTCGGGGAAGTCAGCGTCGGCTTTGAACGCGCTGGTGTGTTTGATGACTTGCCGCGCAAACTGCTGTTTATCGGCGCAGCTGCGCTGTTGGCGTTGGTCATCGGTCTGATTGCTTCGCTGATTCTGCGGAAGCGCTGGGAGAAGTTGACCTTGGGCTTGCAGCCTGAGGAACTGGTGGTGCTGGTGCAAAACCAAGCGGCGGTCTTGGATGGTGTTGGTGATGGCGTGATTGCGCTGGATACTGATGGCGTTATCCGCCTGAGCAATGGGGCGGCTAACCGCATCTTTGGAATATTGGATTCGGAGAACCTGACACTAGCGGATTTGGATCTCGCCGATGACGTGGTGGCTGACCTGGAAGGAGGCACTGCGCGTGATGGAGTAGTCGCCAATGGCCGAGTGATCTTCTTGGAAGCGCGCTCTGTGGACCGTGGCGGGCAGGCATTGGGCTCTGTCATCGTCGTGCGTGACCGCACGGATTTGATGGCACTTTCGGAGCGGCTCGACTCCGTGCGCGCTATGACCTCAGCGCTGCGCGTGCAACGCCATGAATTCGCCAACCGCATCCACGTGGCCGCGGGATTGGTGGAAGCCGGGCGCATGCAGGAAGCCACTGAATTCCTGCACACTATGCGCAGCCGCGGCCCCGTGGACTATCCGCTGGTGGGCGTAGAGCTGATTACCGAGCCATTCCTCCAGGCGTTCTTGGGTGCAAAGTCTTTGGAAGCCTCGGAGCGTGGCGTGAGCCTGCAGATCCGGGAGGAAACGCTGGTGCTGGGCAACGTTGCTGAAGTAGAAGACGTAGCTACCGTTCTGGGCAACTTGGTGGATAATGCCGTGACAGCAGCAGTAGCTAGCGATGAATTGCGGCTGGTGGAGGTCACACTGCTGGATGATGCTGACCAGCTGGTTATCGTCGTAGCCGATTCTGGCCCGGGTATAACGCCAGGCGCCGACCCGTTCGCCCATCAGCCGAAGAAGCTGGCTGAGAATGACCAAGACAGCGGTCAGCTGAAAGATCATATCCATGGCCACGGCATTGGGCTCACGCTTTCACAAGACATGGCGCAGCGCCGCGGCGGCGAGGTATGGCTCGTTGAGCCCGGCGGCGAAAAGTCCCGCCGCGGAGCAGTATTTGGCGCGCGTTTGCCCGATGTGATGGAACCGGACGACAGCGTGAACTACCGTGAAGTGCAAGAGGAGGACAAGTAA
- the secE gene encoding preprotein translocase subunit SecE: MTDNSGAQRPTGKRQLSGAAETSSDAYQNKRVVRAEAGEGDSKPGGGAVAFVPEVVSEMKKVVWPTAKEMLQYTLVVFAFLIILTALVWGVDSVTGMGIEWLLVR; the protein is encoded by the coding sequence GTGACTGATAATTCTGGGGCACAACGCCCAACTGGCAAGCGCCAACTCTCTGGTGCTGCTGAAACGTCCTCGGATGCTTACCAGAACAAGCGAGTAGTCCGCGCTGAAGCGGGCGAAGGCGACAGCAAGCCAGGCGGCGGTGCTGTGGCATTCGTGCCTGAGGTTGTCTCTGAAATGAAGAAGGTCGTCTGGCCTACCGCGAAGGAAATGCTGCAGTACACCCTCGTGGTCTTCGCTTTCTTGATTATCTTGACCGCTCTTGTGTGGGGCGTAGATTCTGTGACCGGCATGGGCATAGAATGGCTGCTAGTTCGCTAG
- the rplK gene encoding 50S ribosomal protein L11, which yields MAPKKKKKVSGLIKLQIEAGAANPAPPVGPALGAHGVNIMEFCKAYNAATESMRGNVVPVEITVYEDRSFDFILKSPPAAKLLLKAAGLKKGSGVPHTDKVGSVTWDQCKEIAETKKEDLNARDIEAGAAIIAGTARSMGITVDGAPE from the coding sequence ATGGCTCCTAAGAAGAAGAAAAAGGTTTCTGGCCTCATCAAGCTGCAGATCGAAGCAGGCGCTGCTAACCCAGCTCCTCCAGTCGGTCCTGCACTGGGTGCACACGGCGTTAACATCATGGAATTCTGCAAGGCGTACAATGCTGCAACCGAATCCATGCGCGGAAACGTTGTCCCAGTAGAAATCACCGTCTACGAAGACCGTTCATTCGACTTCATCCTGAAGTCCCCACCAGCAGCTAAGCTGCTGCTCAAGGCTGCAGGTCTGAAGAAGGGCTCCGGCGTTCCTCACACCGACAAGGTCGGCTCCGTGACTTGGGATCAGTGCAAGGAAATTGCAGAGACCAAGAAGGAAGACCTCAACGCACGTGACATCGAAGCTGGCGCAGCGATCATCGCTGGTACCGCTCGCTCCATGGGCATCACCGTTGACGGCGCTCCAGAATAA
- the nusG gene encoding transcription termination/antitermination protein NusG, whose translation MTENNESTNANPEDTGNNLGEAFIESMQTQAAEAVEAAEAETEAVEAEVAESDAVDSDVTDAEGVEVAEEAPAEDAPAEEAAAEPAEAADAEDAAAEGESDFEADYRRRLRKYTKELKELPGQWFIIQCYSGYENKVKTNLDMRAQTLEVEDSIFDVVVPVEQVVENKDGKKKLVKRKLLPGYVLVRMDLNDAAWSVVRDTPGVTSFVGNEGNATPVKHRDVAKFLLPKEGAAAAGDAAANAAEGEQVISMPEKEEAKKYAHDYVVGESVTILSGPFASVSATISEIDPETGKMVGLVSIFGRETPVELSPTEIERIN comes from the coding sequence ATGACCGAGAACAACGAGAGCACGAACGCCAATCCTGAGGACACCGGCAACAACCTTGGTGAAGCTTTTATCGAATCCATGCAGACCCAAGCGGCAGAAGCAGTAGAAGCTGCTGAAGCTGAAACCGAAGCCGTCGAGGCTGAAGTAGCTGAGTCCGACGCTGTTGACTCCGACGTTACTGACGCTGAAGGCGTTGAGGTTGCTGAGGAAGCTCCGGCTGAAGACGCTCCTGCAGAAGAAGCGGCTGCTGAGCCTGCAGAGGCAGCTGACGCTGAGGATGCAGCTGCCGAGGGCGAGTCTGACTTCGAGGCAGATTACCGCCGCCGTCTGCGCAAGTACACCAAGGAGCTCAAGGAGCTTCCAGGGCAGTGGTTCATCATTCAGTGCTACTCCGGCTACGAAAACAAGGTTAAGACCAACCTGGACATGCGTGCCCAGACCTTGGAAGTTGAAGACTCAATCTTCGACGTAGTTGTTCCAGTTGAGCAGGTTGTTGAAAACAAGGACGGCAAGAAGAAGCTTGTTAAGCGCAAGCTGCTTCCTGGCTATGTTCTGGTTCGCATGGATCTCAATGATGCTGCATGGTCTGTTGTTCGTGATACCCCAGGTGTGACCAGCTTCGTGGGCAATGAGGGTAACGCAACCCCTGTTAAGCACCGCGATGTTGCTAAGTTCTTGCTGCCAAAGGAAGGTGCAGCGGCTGCAGGCGATGCAGCAGCGAATGCAGCCGAGGGCGAGCAGGTTATCTCCATGCCGGAGAAGGAAGAAGCAAAGAAGTACGCACACGACTATGTTGTTGGCGAGTCAGTGACCATTCTGTCCGGCCCATTTGCTTCTGTTTCTGCAACCATCTCTGAGATCGATCCAGAAACCGGCAAGATGGTTGGTCTGGTTTCCATCTTCGGACGTGAGACCCCAGTTGAGCTGTCTCCAACTGAGATTGAGCGCATTAACTAA
- a CDS encoding CitMHS family transporter, with product MYSPTIYTLAAEYAPSHTLSDGILVGLGFAMIVTFMTLIMIGRSTPMVALILVPTIFGLIAGAGLGIGDMVIDAIKDMAPTAALLMFAIMYFGIMIDVGLFDPLIRVITRALGNDPAKVVLATALLAGVVSLDGDGSTTFIITTSAMLPLYLRLGMSPVVLTVVAGLINGTMNILPWGGPTVRAAAALGLDPAEVFVPMIPSLVAGVIIVFAFAWFLGIAERNRLGGKIDSSRFNGNADNADNADDDSATGGTGGGSSRGKNNDTPRGDGTGGGGVLVDVRENKVDEHVSINSFEDEDSQDGLTDTMLDPHRATLRPNLIWFNLVLTIVVMVALVADIFPLAFVFMVGTGLALAVNFPKVKDQATEMLAHSSSIVGVVSMVLAAGVLVGVFSGTGMVDAMAAWITSIIPDSMGAYLAPITGLLSIPMTFFMSNDAFYFGILPVLSESAAHFGIEPVEMARASITGQPVHMQSPLVPAILLLVSLAKVNLGDHHKKVLWRAVIVSLTMLAVGILVGVIPLAA from the coding sequence ATGTATTCCCCCACCATTTACACGTTGGCCGCCGAGTACGCGCCGAGCCATACGTTGTCCGACGGAATCCTCGTCGGTTTGGGCTTTGCCATGATTGTCACTTTCATGACGCTCATTATGATCGGCCGTTCAACCCCCATGGTTGCGCTGATTTTGGTCCCCACCATCTTCGGCCTCATCGCCGGCGCCGGCCTCGGTATCGGCGATATGGTCATCGACGCCATCAAGGACATGGCGCCCACAGCGGCGCTGTTGATGTTCGCCATCATGTACTTCGGCATCATGATTGACGTCGGATTGTTTGACCCGCTGATTCGGGTTATCACCCGGGCTTTGGGCAATGACCCAGCGAAGGTTGTGCTTGCCACCGCGCTGTTGGCTGGCGTTGTCTCTCTCGACGGCGATGGCTCTACCACCTTCATCATCACTACTTCGGCAATGTTGCCGCTATACCTGCGCCTCGGCATGAGCCCAGTAGTCTTGACCGTGGTTGCTGGTCTTATCAACGGCACCATGAACATTCTGCCGTGGGGCGGGCCTACCGTACGCGCGGCAGCAGCCTTGGGCTTGGACCCAGCAGAGGTCTTCGTGCCGATGATTCCATCGCTGGTAGCTGGCGTCATCATTGTCTTCGCCTTCGCGTGGTTCCTCGGCATTGCTGAGCGCAACCGCCTGGGCGGCAAGATTGATTCCTCCCGCTTCAATGGCAACGCTGACAATGCTGACAATGCTGACGATGATTCCGCCACCGGCGGCACCGGCGGCGGCAGCTCCCGCGGCAAGAACAACGACACCCCACGTGGCGATGGCACCGGCGGTGGCGGCGTGCTTGTCGATGTCCGTGAGAACAAAGTCGATGAACATGTCTCCATCAACTCTTTCGAGGATGAAGACTCTCAGGATGGCTTGACCGACACCATGTTGGATCCACACCGCGCAACGCTGCGCCCGAACCTGATTTGGTTCAACCTGGTTTTGACCATCGTGGTCATGGTCGCCCTGGTTGCTGATATCTTCCCACTAGCATTCGTGTTCATGGTCGGTACCGGCCTGGCACTGGCCGTGAACTTCCCGAAGGTCAAAGACCAGGCAACGGAAATGCTGGCGCACTCCTCTTCCATCGTCGGCGTAGTCTCCATGGTTCTAGCAGCAGGCGTCCTAGTTGGTGTCTTCTCTGGCACCGGCATGGTCGATGCAATGGCGGCCTGGATTACCTCCATCATCCCGGATTCCATGGGCGCCTACCTTGCCCCAATCACGGGCTTGCTGTCCATCCCAATGACCTTCTTCATGTCCAATGACGCTTTCTACTTCGGCATCCTGCCGGTACTTTCTGAAAGCGCCGCGCACTTCGGCATCGAGCCTGTTGAAATGGCACGTGCCTCCATCACCGGCCAGCCAGTGCACATGCAGTCCCCTCTGGTGCCAGCTATCTTGCTGCTGGTGTCCTTGGCCAAGGTGAACCTGGGCGACCACCACAAGAAGGTTCTGTGGCGCGCAGTCATCGTTTCCCTCACCATGCTGGCCGTCGGCATCCTCGTCGGCGTCATCCCACTAGCTGCCTAA